The Malus sylvestris chromosome 14, drMalSylv7.2, whole genome shotgun sequence genome segment TTACTTGCAATCGCAGCTAGGCCTAAATCTTGCGCGTTACAAGTCGAGTCAAATAGAAATATTGCAACCACAAATGTCTTGTTATATAGATTGTTCACCTTCTACATCAAGCACTTAAGTGATCAGTAACGGTCCTTTTTTACGTTGTCAACTGAATCATATATTGgtggtggttttttttttttttttttttatatttaaacagCTAAATTTCCATGGAATCTTCTTTGGTAACTCGGTACATTATTAACTCTTGTGttcttaattttctttctaGGGCAAGGAAGATAATAAGTTGGAACAAATTAGATCTTCAGTGAACTTCCCATTCCACTCATTTTCGGGCGGGAGTGAGAAATCCAAACCAACCTTGGAAGCACGAGATAAAAGTTCAGAAACTCCCCATTCTGAAGGTCCGCTTACTGCATCACCCTCTGGTTCTGGTTTAGGTGACATCATAACATTGGAAAATGATTCAGATGGAGGTGAACCGGTAGATGGTTCCTCAGAAACCAGAAATGAGCCGGAGGAGAATGATTCGGTACCATCTGCTTGGGGGAGGGATGGGGAAGACGAACCCGTGTCTCTCTCTGATTTGTCGTCGAGCTTCCAAAAATGTTTTCAGTCGCTTAACCAAAACAGGAAGACAAGAGAAGTGGAGAAGTCCCAGGAATCTGGTGGTTTGCAGGTGAAGCCTTTCGACTATGAGGCAGCAAAGAGTCAGGTTATATTCGGAGCTAAGCCGGTCAAAGAGGCTGGAGCTGCGGATGGTGTGAAGAGCTTAAACTCAGCGGGAAAGAAAAAATCTTTAGCTGCTCTAGTTTCAAACGACGATGGGTCAAAAGAACTAGGACAGGGTAGGCGACGCCAAGCTTTTCCAGCAACCGGAAATAGAAGTGCGACATTTCGATAAGTTTCCGGCATAGATTTGTTCTGTATTATTGTAGGAATGACAGAATTTTTCATGTAGTCGAAAGAAATGCAACAAAATTGAAAGTTAAGAAAGAGAAGTAATTGAAAGTTATGCAATTGATCGTAATTAAAAAATGTGAACCCCGTCAATTTTAAGTTAATGCctatttctaaatttctaatcaaATTGTCAAATTATTCTAGTTAATGGATTTTGTTGCTTGAAATGAAAGCTAGAAAGTCCTATTGCATTTTTGGACCAGTCAAAGTTCCTCAATCTTTGGCGATATTTTCTTATGTCACTATTTTATCACACGGCAGCCTTTCaatcaaattatattttatcaGGCGGCAGTCTTTCAATAAAGTCATTGCACTTTCTGAACAAATAAAAAGTATTTATTGGATCGTGACGCTCTTAAATTGAATATTAGAATGTGTATCCTCTAGTTGCTCTCTTAATGGATTTGTTGCTTGAGTACGTGAGAGAATGTGTATCCTAGTTAATGGATTTGTCAAATTATTCTAATTAATGGATCTGTTGCTTGAAAGCTAGACGCAACTGAATGTGTATCTCTTCTTTTTACGTGTAATGTGAGAGCGAGACAAAAGCTGATACATACTATTACATAAAagacatttttattattattttttctgatAGATGATAGCGTTTAATGTATTAAATTGTTAGTGGTCAAAGAGAAAGGGAGATTGACATGAATCGCACCCACATTAGGATGCATTAGCATAATTACAACTTTCCACTGTGGTAAAATACCATATGCAAAGACATGTTTACTTAAATGCGAGAAGGAAAGAACATAGAAACATGCCTTATTCTTgatgttttaatattttattacaatTTACAAGAAATCTgacaatttttcaaatatgtATGTTCGTAAACAAGAAATAGTTACGAAGTGAACTGATTCACATAATTGTTACCAAAATCCAACAACTTCTTAGAAGTGCGACATTTCGTTAAGTTTCCGGCATAGATTTGTTCTGTAATATTGTAGGAATGACATAATTTTTCAAGTAGTCCAAAGAAATGCAACAAAATTGAAAGTTAAGAAAGAGAAGTAAATTGAAAGTTATGCAATTGAGCGTAATTATAACATGTCAATTTCAAGTTAATACctatttctaaatttctaatcaaATTGTCAAATTATTCTAGTTAATGGATTTTGCTACTTGAATTGAAAGCTAGAAAGCCCTATGGCACTTATTGCTTTTTGGACTAGCCAAATTTCCCCTATCTCCGGCGAGATTCTCTTATGTCACTATTTCATCATGCGGTAGTCTTTCAATAAATAATCATTATATTTGCGAACAAATGAAAAGTATTTATTGGAAGGTGACGCCATTAAAATTGAATATTAGAATGTGTATTCTCTAATTGCTTAATGGATTGGTCGCTCAAGTGTATGAGAGAATGTGTATCCTAGTTAATGGATTTGTCAAATTATTCTAGATAATGGATTTGTTGCTTGAAAGCTAGATGCAACTGAATGCGCATCCTCTTGCTGCTGTCTCTTCTTTTTGCCTGTAatgtgagagagagataaaAGTCGGTACATACTCACTACATAAATGAcatgtttattatttttttttcttctgacaGATGATAGCTTTTAACGTGTTAAATTGTTAgtggtaaaaaagaaaaggatattGATACGAATCAAACCCGCACTAAGATGCATTGGCATAATTACAACTTTTTAATGTGGTAAAATACCATCTGCAAAGACATGTTTACTTAAATGCGAGAAGGAAATAACCCAAcatgatcctctccggatcattttggtgaggatcttggagatccgtaaatcgtgtttgttcatcatacatcgtgcagtcagtttttatcaggtactgtttgtagttaattttaaataaaaatatttaaaataatttctaatcgcacaatgtacgatgaacatataTTATTCACATATTTatgaaattctcacaaaaaggATCTGGAAATAACAAGTTCTCTAAGAAACATGCCATGCTCTTgatgttttaatattttattatagatttacaagaaaactaaaaaaaattcaaatatatatgttagtaaataagaaataGTTGTGAAGTGAACCAATTCACATAACtcttataaataggcaaaagtgaGAGATAACTTTTGATAGATATAGAAGCAGAACGGGTACAATGTATAACACAAAGGATGTAGGTAAAGAGAGGAGGGGGATAGTGGTATTATTGTTTATCACTCTTGATCTGATGTGTTGTAATGAAGTTACAGacatgcttttatttataggaatttgatccaacaacttCTTATGagcttgtttggatgtgcttttaaaataactgaaagcgtttttagagaaaatgtttttggattccaaaaacacttgaagtgttttctgcaagaagcaccagttatgtgcttcttccatgaagtactttaagtgtttttctagGATTTACTTACATTTTAACTAAGGAttagttctaaaaatattttcaccaaaagtgttttcggtcattttaaaagtacatcaaaATGAGCTCTATATAcaagaagaaagtatttcacCTCCCTCCAACATTTTCATCTCATCTATTTATATATTCTATATTCTATTAAGAGAAGAGGacttgtcaactttttgccctcttttcttctaattttgccctcacttttaaATACACAATATTGACATCAGGaaggcaaaatagtaattatgtatctttttccctttttcccttttttgttattttgccctcacttttaatacacaatatttacataagattaaaaatatgcacttattaagagaaattgttttaccatcattttttcatacaCGTAAGTAAAatcatgatgttttttttttataatttgaatGAACTAAAACGGTTGCACTTGAAGAGAACGTAAAAGGAGGCGAACGATTGTTCATATATATAGAATAAGTTCTCTTCTGCTAGTACATTTGACTTTCACCAAAATCCTTTTTTGATTAGGTTGTTTTTTGCACAAATATATGTGTAGCATTCACAATACATTTCATAACTTAAATTTCTCTCTTGACAGTGGAGAATATTCGTATTTTAGAAGAAACACTGACACTTTCTGCCAAAAAGTGCTTTTACCTAGAAGCAACCCCCGAAGTTTTGTAAAGAGAATAAGCCGCAGtatgaataataatacaataaccaaaaaaaaaaaaagaataataatacgATAAAACAATTGATTCCAGAGAGAGTGACACGTGGTCGACGATTGTGGTGATGAGCAAGATATTTTCCCAGCCAAATTACCAAATAAACGGTCAAAGCCAACAGTATTCGCCATCGTCTATGGGCAATTTGGACATTTCACATCCCGGCGTGACCAGCTCAGCCCAAAGCCCCTAGTTTCAACCCAAATCTATGGGTACAAATGGCAGAACTGCAGAACCTTGTCTCTTAATTTTTCCTTGGTTTTTCCCACAATCTACcaacttttcttcctcttcagCACCACATCCATCCGTGCCGCCCCTGGTTTtggtttctctctcctcctttctctctctctctctctcgatggCTCGATCCATTATATATGATCGTAGATGTCCCCCTCCCTCCCACTGTTACACGGTATCATCATCGCCCCACTTCTCTTtggcatttcatcaaacaccttcGACCATTCTGAAATTAATCTTTGCTTTGCGGATCGGTTGCTTCTCTTGCTTCTTTGTTTCTCAATTTGGATATTGAATTCTGGGGTTTGAAGGAGAAATTCTGTGCTGCATCTGAAGTGAATATATCACTATGGAGACTGCGAGGGTGGTGGAGCAGGGAAGACATCAGATGCCGCCGTCGAAGGTTCCAACTCCGCTGAAACAGCTCTTTCGTGCGTGCAGACAAGTTTTCAAAGGCCCCGGAAACGTTCCTTTGCCTCACCATGTGCACAAGCTGTGTCGCATCCTCGGTACGTTTTTCGGATTTACCAAGTTTCGTACTTTACTTTTGATTAATTCAGTCACATGTCGTTGTCGTTTATGTTTGATTGATATTTTATCATAAGAATCTTGTACTAGGAGCGTTGAGAATATGGTCATATGTTTTTGTCTATTCGAATTCCTATCTGTGGCGTTACGATCTATGTATAATGTATGTGCGTGCATCTGTGCTTGGACAAAATTTCCTGTCCTTTTGTTTTAGGAAAAAGTCCAAATTTGCAAAGATAGGAAAGAATTTGATAACGTTGCTATATCTAGGAAATATAAACCTCGTTCCGTTTTAGGAAAAATTGCAAATTTGAGTTGCTTTCTAAATATGTAGTTGGTGGCGTGTCGGGGTAATGTGTCGGATTTAATATGTTGTAGCCTGCAATGGATAATGAATCTAGGTTCTCATGGCGTACAATTATCTATACGTGGACGTGCGTGTGTGTAATGCTGGGGAAAAGATTAAGGAGAGGGGCAGGCAAGCATTAGCACGGAATTTTTATGTATGAAAGTGATATGTGGTCCGGATAAATATTTGACCCATTTCATGCGTGAAGGAAACATTGTCCGAGTTGATTGCATTACTGCGTGTTTAATGTGGACATCCGCCATCTTCTTTACAAGCCGATTTTATTGTGTTGCTGTAGATAATATGAGACCAGAAGATGTTGGGCTAAGTAGGGATCTGCAGTTCTTCAAGCGTAAAGCTGTTGTGAAAGGGACTCCTAGGGTCACGTATACAACCATATACGAGTGCAACAAATTTTCGGTAAGTTTGTACTTCTTTCTACCCAGTTGGTCCAGTATTTACTTGGGTAGCTTTCTCCAGAACTGATTATTAGTTCCTCTTAGATGACCATATATTAGTAACATAAAAAAGCAAAGTTTCTTTTTTCAAAAACCATTTACTCGGTCGATTGTTGATTGGTTCTGCTGTTTATTTCCATGTGCAGTTGTGCTGCTTTTTTATTCCGGCAAATGGTGTTATCCCACTCCATAACCATCCAGATATGACTGTTTTCAGTAAGCTTCTATTAGGCGAGATGCATATTAAATCATACGATTGGGTTGATCCCGTAAATTCAGATGGCTCCACGCCAGCGCCTCAATGTGAGTCGATATCATTCTCCTGTAGAATTAAAACGAAAATAAAAACTGTCTGGGACTGTGTCTTAACCAGGATCTAATACTATTAGGATGATTTTGCAGTGAGACTGGCCGAGTTGAAGGCTAATGATGTCTTCACAGCCTCATGCAAAGCATCAGTACTTTATCCAACAGAAGGTGGCAACATCCATGCCTTCACAGCCAAAACACCATGTGCAGTGCTCGATGTGATGGGACCACCCTATTCTAAAGAAGATGGCCGGGATTGCACGTATTACAGAGACCATCCCTATGCTGCTTATTCAAGTAGGTGAACTTTTGCTTTTTTTACAAGTTGCCAAATATAGTTTATTTGCTTTGATCTGTTGTGAAAACAACCAAATTATGGCGTGATGCGTATGAATTTTTCTCGGACTTGCATTTATAAAAGCTACACACAATCAATGTGGGAGAATGTAGGAACCATCAGAGATGTGCATGATGCAATTGGTGAGCCATTTGGCGATACAAAAGAGAATGTTAATCTGCGAGATGAGGCCTCTTAAAAATTTAGAACATCGAACTCAAATTCAATTGGCTATAGGTAGAGCGAATGTTTTTATATTCTCAACACTCGCTTCTCCAGTATATGTCTAGTATATGTGTACAGGTCTGAAACTCTCCAGCTACATGTTGATGATTTAACCTGACCATTTTCTGCTTAGGCTGCTTAGGCACGGTCCTCGGTCATTCTATTTAACCATTGAAGAAACTTGAACTCCTGAAACTTGTTAAAATACTGAAACTTGTTACTGACATTTTGATGCACGTTTGAGTTTATAAGCTATATCTTATTTGCTTGCCAATTCGACGCAGATGGAGGAGCAGCAGAAACTGAAGAGAAACACGATAGTTACTGGTGGTTGGAAGAGATTGAAATGCCTGAGTACGCAAAAATGGATAGAATCGAGTACTTGGGTCCACAAGTTACCAAGAGGAGTTCGTAGCTCTCCCGATGTATGCCCTCCGAGTATTTATTCGTCTCCACGCTCCGATCTAGGCGGAAGTCTCTCATTTTCCTACCGTGTTTGAATTAAGATAAAAATGGTTGTAGAGCTTCATTTCATGAGAAGGGATCCTCtgcggatctcttccaccaaggccATCGGATCAAGGGATCCAggattttgaaatttcatccaacggccaACCTGTTTTGACCCCTTAAAatctataataattttttgccgttggatgaaatttcaaaggtgCATATCACTTGATTCGGTggccttggtggaagagatccggagatgatTTCTTCTCTCATTTCATTACTATGTTATATTGCTTATGTACCATAGTTTTAcagattttcagaaaaaaaaaaaaaaaaaagttaggtgGATTTGGTTACCTTTAAGTTCATGGTTTATGAATTTGACTACTTTGTGACGTAAGGCGGTTGTTGAGCTGTCTCATTGTTTCTTTCTCCTATTTTTAGTATTTGAAGAATCATGTTGCTCAAAGAGCTCATGTTTTTTATAAGGTAGTTGGCTCGttactttttgttgtttttcaacttttgtcacgtaattctctgaaattcaaacTCGTGTCATGTCTCACTTTGCCTTCTACCGTTAAAGTCCGTCTAATAAAACTTGGTAAAACTGTTACGAATAGAACTCTTGTTGGTTAGATGCGTCATGAGCTCCTAAAAAGTTTTGTTagagttttattttcttatttggatAAGAAAActttgaataaaaataaaaagaaataaattgatttttgttaattttcaatCACATCACACTTATACAATACCTATTTGAACAACAACGTAAGACTCGAGTTGAGTTCTAAGATGCTGTCTAATAAAATTTGTGTTTCAAGGAGTTAAATGAGATTCGAGTTTTTGAGTTTTAGCGTATAGAAATGTAATGAATTGTGGTGTTGAGAGAGAGTATCTTACGTCGTGGgagggggggggagggggatcTATGGCTTCAAGacaaattaggggtgggttggaCCTTAATGTAGGGGTTGAAATAGGACCACAGGAGTCCTAGGTCAAGTGGAAAAGAGACCATGACGTTTGTGTAGGTGGGTCTCCTGGACCAGGGGGCCTACACCTTTAATAAAGCATGTCTAATCAGGCACCCAATCTATCCTCCTCGTTGTAATATAAAAATAACGCCCTCCATTTAAAATCTTGCAGTGTACAACGAATTGTCAATGGTTATGGGCTTGAACCTCTGAAATACATGGGAAATAATCAAGGCTCGCTATAGTACATGTATTTACTTAATATATTCGTCAACTAACGGTTAATTATACAATTAAAAAAGAGAATATCATATTTGACAATACCTAAAACTCAAACCGGACTCACTCTAAGCACAGGGACGCAAGAACCTGACAGATCCACGAAGCTACTATAACTATAGGACATACgaagtaggaaaaaaaaagtagaaaagaTGAAAAGGTGCGCCTGATCTGTCTAGGTAGCTTGGGATAGATGGTAAATATGCGATTCATTattgtaacattccacatcgtCCAGGAAAGTGattcttaaatgtatattctcatccctacctagcacgaggccttttgggaactcattggcttcgggtttcgtaggaacttcgaagttaagcgagaaggaggacagagcattcccaggatgggtgacccacatggaagttgctcgtgagtttccaaaaacaaaaccgtgaggaaatggtaagcccaaagcggacaatatcgtgctacggtggtggaacgggcccgggatgtgacaaattggtatcagagccaatccctggcaggaagtgtgccgacaaggacgtcgggccccctaaggggggtggattgtaacatcccacatcgcccaagggagtgatccttaaatgtatattcacatccctacctagcatgaggctttttgggagctcactggcttcggattccgtaggaactccgaagttaagcgagaaggaggctagagcactcccagaATGGGTGACcaattgggaagttgctcgtgagttcccaaaaacaaaaccgtgagggaatggtaagcccaaaacggacaatatcgtgctacggtggtagaacgggctcgggatgtggtggacctgagccgggatgtgacaataatATAGATGGTGAATGTATTTAGTAAATgtgtaaaaataataaaatgggATATTACATATCTGATCATATCTAACCGTTAGATGATGAATGTATAAAATAAATGTACATACCGTAGTCAAG includes the following:
- the LOC126600084 gene encoding plant cysteine oxidase 2-like; translation: METARVVEQGRHQMPPSKVPTPLKQLFRACRQVFKGPGNVPLPHHVHKLCRILDNMRPEDVGLSRDLQFFKRKAVVKGTPRVTYTTIYECNKFSLCCFFIPANGVIPLHNHPDMTVFSKLLLGEMHIKSYDWVDPVNSDGSTPAPQLRLAELKANDVFTASCKASVLYPTEGGNIHAFTAKTPCAVLDVMGPPYSKEDGRDCTYYRDHPYAAYSNGGAAETEEKHDSYWWLEEIEMPEYAKMDRIEYLGPQVTKRSS